Proteins from a single region of Lelliottia sp. JS-SCA-14:
- a CDS encoding DNA cytosine methyltransferase, with amino-acid sequence MQEKRSVIAPALLLAEKSTATVQALLSKLLTIYDAKTLVNELNAQGESHWSPAILKRLVTSDRAGHRLSEREFTYLQNLLPRPPAIHPNYAFRFVDLFAGIGGIRNGFEAIGGQCVFTSEWNKHAVRTYKANWYCDPHTHHFNEDIRDVTLSHKPGVSDDEAAEHIRQNIPQHDVLLAGFPCQPFSLAGVSKKNALGRAHGFACDTQGTLFFDVVRIIDARRPPIFVLENVKNLKSHDGGKTFRIIMQTLDELGYDVSDSQDMGADDPKIIDGKHFLPQHRERIVLVGFRRDLNLKGNFTLRGIPSLYPAHRPSIAELLEPVVDAKFILTPVLWKYLYRYAKKHQAKGNGFGFGMVDPTNPHSVTRTLSARYYKDGAEILIDRGWDKALGEVNFDDPNNQQHRPRRLTPRECARLMGFESPQGYRFRIPVSDTQAYRQFGNSVVVPAFAAVAKLLESRIKQAVKLRLGEAVNDGCAQ; translated from the coding sequence ATGCAGGAAAAACGATCAGTGATAGCGCCCGCACTTCTGCTGGCAGAGAAATCCACGGCCACGGTGCAGGCGTTATTGAGCAAACTGCTGACCATCTATGATGCGAAAACCCTGGTCAATGAGCTGAATGCGCAAGGTGAAAGCCACTGGAGCCCGGCGATCCTCAAACGACTGGTTACCAGCGACAGGGCAGGGCACCGCCTGAGCGAGCGGGAATTTACTTACCTGCAAAACCTGCTTCCGCGCCCACCGGCCATTCATCCCAATTATGCTTTCCGCTTTGTCGATCTGTTTGCCGGTATCGGCGGGATCCGCAACGGTTTTGAGGCCATCGGCGGCCAGTGCGTGTTTACCAGCGAATGGAACAAACACGCGGTGCGCACCTACAAAGCCAACTGGTACTGCGATCCGCACACGCATCATTTCAACGAAGATATCCGCGACGTCACCCTAAGCCACAAACCTGGCGTCAGCGACGACGAGGCGGCGGAGCACATCCGACAAAATATTCCTCAGCATGATGTGTTGCTCGCGGGCTTCCCGTGCCAGCCGTTCTCGCTGGCGGGCGTGTCGAAAAAGAACGCCCTCGGCCGCGCTCACGGTTTCGCCTGCGATACGCAGGGCACGCTGTTTTTTGACGTGGTGCGGATCATCGACGCCCGTCGACCGCCAATTTTTGTGCTGGAAAACGTCAAAAACCTCAAAAGCCACGATGGCGGCAAAACCTTCCGCATCATCATGCAAACGCTGGATGAACTGGGCTATGACGTGTCCGATTCGCAGGACATGGGCGCGGACGATCCCAAGATTATCGACGGCAAACACTTCCTGCCGCAGCACCGGGAACGCATTGTGCTGGTGGGCTTCCGCCGCGATCTGAACCTGAAGGGCAACTTCACGCTGCGCGGTATTCCGTCGCTCTATCCCGCGCATCGACCTTCCATTGCCGAGCTGCTCGAACCGGTGGTGGACGCCAAATTTATCCTCACGCCGGTGCTGTGGAAATACCTTTACCGCTATGCCAAAAAACATCAGGCGAAGGGCAACGGCTTCGGGTTTGGCATGGTCGACCCGACTAATCCGCACAGCGTCACTCGCACGCTGTCGGCCCGCTATTACAAAGACGGTGCCGAAATCCTGATCGACAGAGGCTGGGATAAAGCGCTGGGCGAAGTGAATTTCGACGACCCGAACAATCAGCAACATCGCCCGCGCCGCTTAACGCCGCGCGAGTGCGCGCGTCTGATGGGCTTCGAATCGCCGCAGGGCTATCGCTTCCGCATTCCGGTGTCGGATACCCAGGCCTATCGCCAGTTTGGCAACTCCGTGGTGGTGCCGGCCTTTGCGGCGGTGGCAAAACTGCTCGAATCGCGGATCAAACAGGCCGTCAAACTGCGTCTGGGCGAGGCCGTCAATGACGGATGTGCACAGTAA
- a CDS encoding phosphohydrolase — translation MELAHWPQRFEAWLTEHHETDDAAHDISHFRRVWMTAQRMMVGQAVDALVVLTACYFHDIVSLPKNHPQRSHSSKLAARKTRQILTDDFPDFPKASIPAVEHAIEAHSFSAGIAPQTLEAKIVQDADRLEALGAIGLARVFAVSGSLGVALFDANDPFADARDLNDKQFALDHFQTKLLRLPETMQTGMGRELARHNASFLVQFMAKLSAELQGDCLGIDTQALRRFQRDV, via the coding sequence ATGGAACTTGCTCACTGGCCGCAACGCTTCGAAGCCTGGCTAACGGAACATCACGAAACCGATGACGCGGCGCATGACATTTCACATTTCCGCCGCGTGTGGATGACCGCGCAGCGGATGATGGTGGGGCAAGCCGTCGACGCGCTGGTGGTCCTCACGGCCTGTTATTTCCATGACATCGTCAGCCTGCCTAAAAATCATCCCCAACGCAGCCACTCTTCAAAGCTTGCGGCGCGCAAAACCCGGCAGATCCTCACGGACGATTTCCCGGATTTCCCCAAAGCAAGCATTCCTGCGGTTGAACACGCCATCGAAGCGCACAGCTTCAGCGCGGGAATCGCGCCGCAGACTCTTGAGGCCAAAATTGTTCAGGACGCGGACCGGCTGGAGGCCCTCGGCGCGATCGGTCTGGCGCGCGTCTTCGCCGTATCGGGTTCACTGGGTGTGGCGCTGTTCGATGCCAACGATCCCTTTGCCGATGCGCGCGACTTAAACGACAAACAGTTTGCCCTCGACCATTTCCAGACCAAACTGCTGCGCCTTCCGGAGACCATGCAGACCGGGATGGGCCGCGAGCTGGCCCGTCACAACGCCAGCTTTTTAGTGCAGTTTATGGCGAAATTGAGCGCCGAGCTGCAGGGCGATTGTCTCGGGATAGATACGCAGGCGCTGCGCCGATTCCAGCGCGATGTGTAA
- the drpB gene encoding cell division protein DrpB, giving the protein MEQNNSRGLGGKLALWAFYTFCGYFVWAMLRYLWVVSKIPSAPNMVVEGDLGSTSGKWLGAFLGFLVLGSVGGILGAIAWYTRPRDNNE; this is encoded by the coding sequence ATGGAACAGAACAACTCGCGTGGCCTGGGAGGCAAACTCGCCCTGTGGGCGTTTTACACATTTTGCGGATACTTTGTCTGGGCGATGCTCCGCTATCTGTGGGTGGTCAGCAAAATTCCCTCCGCGCCGAATATGGTCGTCGAGGGCGATTTAGGATCGACCAGCGGGAAGTGGCTCGGGGCGTTTCTCGGGTTCCTGGTGCTGGGCTCGGTGGGCGGCATTCTGGGCGCTATCGCCTGGTACACGCGCCCGCGCGACAACAACGAGTGA
- a CDS encoding N-acetylmuramic acid 6-phosphate etherase codes for MSVKLNGLVTERRHAETADIDRLSTLDMLNVIHQDDKCITDSITPFLPVIARVVDNAAATLSHGGRLFIVGAGPSGRAALHAALEYAPGKHPVIGLDAGDGAGNYDRGVADLQAMNFGEHDMMLALSVSGKTPWVWGAMRHAWSLSSPVAIITSDEQSEAAQLASMIIAPQTGPDVVAGFNNAKAGMAQKLILNMIATGLAVRTGRVYSNMRVDLEAKSIKWAERQIAIVMEAGGCTRTVAKAALESCNHHCKTAVLTVMTGLDAWQARELLEQNNGFIRVALQEAP; via the coding sequence ATGAGCGTTAAGCTGAACGGTTTGGTCACGGAGAGACGCCACGCGGAAACGGCGGATATCGACAGGTTGTCGACCCTGGACATGCTCAATGTGATTCATCAGGATGATAAATGCATTACCGACTCCATCACTCCCTTTTTACCTGTCATCGCCCGCGTGGTGGATAACGCCGCGGCCACTCTGAGCCACGGCGGACGGCTGTTTATTGTCGGCGCCGGGCCGTCTGGTCGCGCAGCGCTGCATGCGGCGCTGGAGTACGCCCCGGGCAAACATCCGGTCATTGGGCTTGATGCCGGAGACGGCGCGGGAAATTACGATCGCGGGGTGGCCGATCTGCAGGCCATGAATTTTGGCGAGCACGACATGATGCTCGCGCTCTCCGTCAGCGGCAAAACGCCGTGGGTCTGGGGGGCGATGCGCCACGCCTGGTCCCTGAGTTCACCGGTTGCCATCATTACCAGCGATGAACAGAGCGAAGCCGCGCAGCTGGCGAGCATGATTATCGCGCCACAAACTGGACCAGATGTGGTGGCGGGCTTTAACAACGCCAAAGCGGGCATGGCGCAAAAACTGATCCTCAATATGATTGCGACGGGACTCGCCGTCCGCACCGGTCGGGTTTACAGCAATATGCGCGTGGACCTGGAAGCGAAAAGCATCAAGTGGGCCGAACGGCAGATCGCGATTGTGATGGAGGCGGGCGGCTGCACGCGCACGGTTGCCAAAGCGGCGCTGGAAAGCTGCAACCACCACTGCAAAACCGCCGTGCTAACGGTGATGACCGGTCTGGACGCCTGGCAGGCGCGTGAATTACTGGAGCAGAATAACGGGTTTATTCGCGTGGCGTTGCAGGAAGCGCCGTAA
- a CDS encoding sensor histidine kinase, translating into MSDLQPLATTRKRPMKLNTLVTLMVCGVMGSVLLVIFALYFVQVTRATRDGVKDTALAIARTLADSPDVKRGLQHSPENSPIQSVADAVTRRNDLLFAVVTNMQGVRYSHPNNTLLGKRFIGEDIRPALEGKENVAVNHGVLAEALRVFTPVYNDQHQQIGVVAIGISLNKVDEQISRSRWGAIWAILFSALMGTLGTWGLVHLLKRILFGLEPYEISTLFEQRQAMLQSLKEGVIAVDSEGRVTMINHAARQILLLPAGNTDEPRHMPMLASLRRVSQTGKALQDQEIDCNGRLLLCNTFPVRSQSAVIGAISTFRDKTEVRELMQRMDGMVSYVDALRTHSHEFMNKLHVILGLLHMKRYDKLEEYVIQTAQNYQTDIGAIQHKIKSPVIAGFLLGKINRAKEAGFTLTLAEECLVPDTPNTEQVTVLITVLGNLIENALDAMTGQPEGEVGLLMHYQNGWLSCEISDDGPGIAPERLEHIFTKGFSTKGENRGVGLFLARQQLEKLGGEIAVESEPGVFTQFFVQIPWDSERKIA; encoded by the coding sequence ATGAGCGATTTGCAGCCTTTAGCCACGACGCGCAAGCGCCCGATGAAACTCAACACTCTGGTCACCCTGATGGTGTGCGGCGTGATGGGGTCGGTGTTACTGGTGATTTTTGCGCTCTATTTTGTGCAGGTCACCCGCGCCACGCGCGACGGCGTGAAAGATACCGCCCTGGCGATTGCCCGTACGCTTGCCGATAGCCCCGATGTCAAACGCGGCTTACAGCACTCACCTGAAAACAGCCCTATTCAGTCCGTCGCCGATGCCGTCACCCGCCGCAACGATCTGCTCTTCGCCGTCGTCACCAATATGCAGGGCGTGCGCTACTCTCACCCGAATAACACCCTGCTCGGCAAACGCTTTATCGGGGAAGACATCAGACCGGCGCTGGAAGGGAAGGAAAATGTGGCGGTCAACCACGGCGTACTGGCCGAAGCCTTACGTGTCTTCACTCCGGTTTATAACGATCAGCACCAGCAGATTGGCGTGGTCGCGATTGGGATTTCGCTTAACAAAGTGGATGAACAGATCAGTCGCAGCCGCTGGGGCGCCATCTGGGCGATACTCTTCAGCGCGCTGATGGGCACGCTGGGGACCTGGGGGCTGGTGCATCTTCTGAAGCGGATTTTGTTCGGGCTGGAGCCCTATGAAATCTCCACCCTGTTTGAACAGCGTCAGGCGATGCTGCAATCCCTGAAAGAAGGCGTCATTGCCGTCGACAGCGAGGGGCGCGTCACGATGATTAACCACGCCGCCCGCCAGATCCTCCTCCTGCCTGCGGGCAATACGGACGAGCCGCGGCACATGCCGATGCTCGCCTCTCTGCGCCGCGTCTCGCAGACCGGCAAAGCCTTGCAGGATCAGGAGATCGACTGCAACGGGCGTCTGCTGCTGTGCAACACCTTCCCGGTCAGAAGCCAGAGCGCGGTCATTGGTGCGATCAGCACCTTCCGTGACAAAACTGAAGTGCGGGAATTGATGCAGCGAATGGATGGCATGGTGAGCTATGTCGACGCCCTGCGCACTCACTCCCATGAATTTATGAATAAACTGCATGTGATCCTCGGCCTGCTGCACATGAAGCGCTATGACAAGCTCGAGGAGTATGTCATTCAGACCGCGCAGAATTATCAGACCGATATCGGCGCGATTCAGCATAAAATTAAATCACCGGTGATTGCCGGGTTCCTGCTCGGCAAAATCAACCGCGCCAAGGAAGCCGGTTTTACCCTGACGCTGGCGGAAGAGTGTCTGGTGCCGGACACGCCGAATACCGAGCAGGTGACGGTGCTGATTACCGTCCTCGGCAATCTGATCGAAAACGCGCTGGACGCCATGACCGGCCAGCCCGAGGGCGAAGTCGGCCTGCTGATGCATTATCAGAACGGCTGGCTAAGCTGTGAAATCAGCGACGACGGTCCGGGCATTGCGCCTGAACGACTGGAACATATTTTTACGAAGGGCTTTTCCACCAAAGGTGAAAACCGCGGCGTGGGGCTTTTCCTTGCTCGCCAGCAGCTCGAAAAACTGGGCGGTGAGATTGCCGTCGAATCCGAGCCTGGCGTATTTACTCAATTTTTTGTACAGATCCCCTGGGATAGCGAGAGGAAAATCGCGTGA
- the dcuR gene encoding two-component system response regulator DcuR has translation MINVLIVDDDAMVADLNRLYVNRVEGFSCCGVASTLNQAEAVINNPAQPVDLVLLDVYMQQDNGLDLLPIIRASGRPIDVIMISSASDATTIQTSMHYGVVDYLIKPFQFPRFEEALNGWKEKKQLMGAHQYYEQADVDRLLHGGAPELADSKRLPKGLTPQTLRTICQWIDAHPDAEFSTDDLANAVSISRVSCRKYLIWLAQITILFTSIHYGATGRPVYRYRLQPEQVGLLRQYCQ, from the coding sequence GTGATAAATGTCTTAATTGTCGATGATGATGCCATGGTGGCCGACCTTAACCGTCTGTACGTGAACCGGGTTGAGGGATTTAGCTGCTGCGGCGTGGCCTCTACGCTGAATCAGGCCGAAGCGGTGATTAACAATCCCGCCCAGCCTGTCGACCTGGTGCTGCTCGATGTCTATATGCAGCAGGATAACGGGCTGGATCTGCTGCCTATTATCCGCGCATCCGGTCGCCCGATTGATGTGATCATGATTTCATCGGCGTCGGACGCGACCACCATTCAGACCTCGATGCACTACGGGGTGGTGGATTATTTGATCAAGCCTTTCCAGTTCCCGCGCTTTGAAGAGGCGCTGAACGGCTGGAAGGAGAAGAAGCAGCTGATGGGCGCACATCAATATTATGAGCAGGCGGATGTGGATCGTTTGCTCCACGGCGGCGCGCCGGAGCTGGCGGACAGCAAGCGTCTGCCGAAAGGCTTAACGCCGCAGACCCTGCGCACCATTTGCCAGTGGATTGATGCCCATCCTGACGCGGAGTTTTCGACCGATGACCTGGCGAACGCGGTCAGTATTTCCCGCGTCTCCTGCCGTAAATATCTGATTTGGCTGGCGCAGATCACTATCCTGTTCACCAGCATTCACTACGGGGCTACCGGACGCCCGGTGTATCGCTACCGTTTGCAGCCGGAACAGGTCGGGCTGCTCAGGCAGTATTGCCAGTAA